One genomic segment of Lampris incognitus isolate fLamInc1 chromosome 2, fLamInc1.hap2, whole genome shotgun sequence includes these proteins:
- the aggf1 gene encoding angiogenic factor with G patch and FHA domains 1 isoform X2, which translates to METRDNGETKDVDPEVTELRLKVESLRQELDTCRAELVKLQKQLTQSERLQKNTESYNEDLRKQVNQLSSEIHERKKKEKEKADRETQTEEYIWTEADYYNYYGNYGQNPEATESQENVSTAGLDAANISKAAEDLTSNGGASDETVQPDSNNTSKAEEGDGGSIADILRATAEEAMTQTGFVFDETSGMYYDHSTGFYYDSASQLYYDANTGIYYYYDAESGRYQFHSRIEVPTTQTTVEPCQDNKAAEKKGRTGKKGTKKSSHQDEKNFRSDSTKLEEEEIEWVEKQLPKKSNKSRKQRQRSRSPDAAPRRKHTSKSHQDSTKSSSKRKRQKNNSHSPDRGKSKEKSKSEKCKKKKNCRKYSDDSEGNSEPEEGEITESEGEKESILSSSSSSPSPPKDSTESGMETESPEVKDFWPPCVRVTVVRSPVLQVGTLFIITADSPATIGRKEDMDHAIRIPEMGVSKFHAKVFFDLSQQSYMLVDQGSQNGTVINGNRILSPKAKCEPLALTHGDEVKMGETVLSFHIHSGTDTCDGCEPGQVMAHLSKHRREERAGPTPAKEDKEALRQKELKQMKAKYGLQSSEYEEAKALRNPKYKDRAESRRQTVGSEGVFQRDDAPSSVHVEISEVNKGRKMLEKMGWKKGEGLGKDGSGMKDPIELKVRKSQSGLGAGTTMSVEHNSLTRLKTQKNWEKARERFADSCQADVPLKTHKDRSPRSWVRAEETEAKATLTVFDSDNQTAPTNTD; encoded by the exons GTTAATCAGCTGAGTTCAGAGATTCATGAGcggaagaagaaagagaaagagaaagctgaCAGGGAAACtcagacagaagaatacatctgGACAGAAGCTG ATTATTACAACTATTATGGAAACTATGGTCAAAACCCTGAGGCCACAGAATCTCAGGAAAATGTGTCCACAGCGGGACTGGATGCAGCAAATATCAGTAAAGCTGCAGAAGATTTGACATCAAACGGAGGGGCCTCAGATGAGACTGTTCAACCAGACAGTAACAACACAAGCAAAGCGGAG GAGGGTGATGGAGGATCCATTGCTGACATCCTGAGGGCCACTGCTGAAGAAGCTATGACGCAAACTGGTTTTGTCTTTGATGAGACCAGTGGGATGTACTATGATCACAGCACCGGTTTCTACTATGATTCG GCCAGTCAGCTGTACTATGATGCCAACACAGGCATTTATTACTACTATGATGCAGAGAGTGGGCGATACCAGTTTCATTCCAGAATAGAAGTGCCCACTACACAGACTACTGTAGAACCTTGCCAAGACAACAAGGCTGCTGAAAAGAAAGGCAGGACAGGGAAGAAGGGTACAAAGAAAAGCTCCCACCAAGACGAAAAG AACTTCAGGTCTGACAGTACCAAGttggaagaagaagaaattgAGTGGGTTGAAAAGCAATTACCAAAGAAGAGCAATAAATCACGAAAGCAGAGGCAACGGTCTCGCAGTCCAGATGCGGCTCCTCGACGAAAACACACTTCAAAATCTCACCAGGACAGCACCAAGTCCTCATCCAAGAGGAAAAGGCAGAAAAACAATTCACACTCCCCTGATAGGGGTAAATCAAAAGAGAAATCCAAGTCGGAAAAATGCAAGAAGAAAAAGAACTGCCGAAAATATAGCGATGACTCAGAGGGGAACAGTGAGCCAGAAGAGGGTGAGATCACTGagtcagagggagagaaggagtcCATCCTTTCATCCTCTTCGTCTTCCCCTTCCCCTCCTAAAGACAGTACAGAGTCTGGGATGGAGACTGAAAGTCCAGAAG TCAAAGACTTTTGGCCGCCCTGTGTAAGAGTGACAGTGGTCAGATCTCCAGTTCTCCAAGTGGGTACGCTCTTCATAATCACAGCGGACTCTCCTGCCACCATTGGCAG AAAAGAGGATATGGACCATGCAATTAGGATACCAGAAATGGGGGTCAGCAAG ttccATGCTAAAGTATTCTTTGACCTGAGCCAGCAAAGCTATATGCTGGTGGACCAGGGCAGCCAGAATGGAACAGTCATCAATGGCAACAGAATCTTGAGt CCTAAAGCCAAGTGTGAGCCTTTGGCCCTGACGCACGGTGACGAAGTAAAGATGGGGGAAACAGTACTGTCCTTCCATATACACTCCGGGACTGACACTTGCGATGGCTGTGAGCCTGGTCAGGTGATGGCTCACCTCAGTAAacacaggagagaggagagggcag GCCCTACTCCAGCCAAAGAAGACAAGGAAGCACTCAGACAGAAGGAGCTAAAGCAAATGAAGGCTAAGTATGGCCTGCAG agcagtgaataTGAGGAGGCCAAAGCCCTGAGGAATCCCAAATACAAGGACAGAGCGGAGTCACGAAGACAAACGGTGGGCAGCGAGGGTGTTTTCCAACGAGATGATGCCCCTTCTTCCGTTCATGT GGAGATCAGTGAAGTCAACAAGGGGCGCAAGATGTTGGAAAAGATGGGCTGGAAAAAAGGAGAGGGTCTTGGCAAAGATGGATCTGGAATGAAAGACCCA ATTGAGTTGAAAGTCAGGAAATCCCAGTCTGGTTTGGGAGCTGGCACTACCATGTCTGTGGAGCATAATTCTCTGACACGACTCAAAACTCAGAAGAACTGGGAGAAGGCCCGGGAGAGGTTCGCGGACTCCTGTCAGGCTGACGTACCTCTAAAGACGCACAAGGATAGGTCGCCCAGATCCTGGGTTAGAGCAGAGGAGACTGAGGCCAAGGCCACGCTCACGGTGTTTGATAGCGACAACCAAACGGCTCCCACTAACACCGACTGA
- the aggf1 gene encoding angiogenic factor with G patch and FHA domains 1 isoform X1: METRDNGETKDVDPEVTELRLKVESLRQELDTCRAELVKLQKQLTQSERLQKNTESYNEDLRKQVNQLSSEIHERKKKEKEKADRETQTEEYIWTEADYYNYYGNYGQNPEATESQENVSTAGLDAANISKAAEDLTSNGGASDETVQPDSNNTSKAEEGDGGSIADILRATAEEAMTQTGFVFDETSGMYYDHSTGFYYDSASQLYYDANTGIYYYYDAESGRYQFHSRIEVPTTQTTVEPCQDNKAAEKKGRTGKKGTKKSSHQDEKVQELPKLLANMKISSYWNTASLENFRSDSTKLEEEEIEWVEKQLPKKSNKSRKQRQRSRSPDAAPRRKHTSKSHQDSTKSSSKRKRQKNNSHSPDRGKSKEKSKSEKCKKKKNCRKYSDDSEGNSEPEEGEITESEGEKESILSSSSSSPSPPKDSTESGMETESPEVKDFWPPCVRVTVVRSPVLQVGTLFIITADSPATIGRKEDMDHAIRIPEMGVSKFHAKVFFDLSQQSYMLVDQGSQNGTVINGNRILSPKAKCEPLALTHGDEVKMGETVLSFHIHSGTDTCDGCEPGQVMAHLSKHRREERAGPTPAKEDKEALRQKELKQMKAKYGLQSSEYEEAKALRNPKYKDRAESRRQTVGSEGVFQRDDAPSSVHVEISEVNKGRKMLEKMGWKKGEGLGKDGSGMKDPIELKVRKSQSGLGAGTTMSVEHNSLTRLKTQKNWEKARERFADSCQADVPLKTHKDRSPRSWVRAEETEAKATLTVFDSDNQTAPTNTD, translated from the exons GTTAATCAGCTGAGTTCAGAGATTCATGAGcggaagaagaaagagaaagagaaagctgaCAGGGAAACtcagacagaagaatacatctgGACAGAAGCTG ATTATTACAACTATTATGGAAACTATGGTCAAAACCCTGAGGCCACAGAATCTCAGGAAAATGTGTCCACAGCGGGACTGGATGCAGCAAATATCAGTAAAGCTGCAGAAGATTTGACATCAAACGGAGGGGCCTCAGATGAGACTGTTCAACCAGACAGTAACAACACAAGCAAAGCGGAG GAGGGTGATGGAGGATCCATTGCTGACATCCTGAGGGCCACTGCTGAAGAAGCTATGACGCAAACTGGTTTTGTCTTTGATGAGACCAGTGGGATGTACTATGATCACAGCACCGGTTTCTACTATGATTCG GCCAGTCAGCTGTACTATGATGCCAACACAGGCATTTATTACTACTATGATGCAGAGAGTGGGCGATACCAGTTTCATTCCAGAATAGAAGTGCCCACTACACAGACTACTGTAGAACCTTGCCAAGACAACAAGGCTGCTGAAAAGAAAGGCAGGACAGGGAAGAAGGGTACAAAGAAAAGCTCCCACCAAGACGAAAAG GTGCAGGAATTGCCTAAATTATTGGCCAATATGAAGATTTCCTCTTATTGGAATACTGCTTCCCTAGAG AACTTCAGGTCTGACAGTACCAAGttggaagaagaagaaattgAGTGGGTTGAAAAGCAATTACCAAAGAAGAGCAATAAATCACGAAAGCAGAGGCAACGGTCTCGCAGTCCAGATGCGGCTCCTCGACGAAAACACACTTCAAAATCTCACCAGGACAGCACCAAGTCCTCATCCAAGAGGAAAAGGCAGAAAAACAATTCACACTCCCCTGATAGGGGTAAATCAAAAGAGAAATCCAAGTCGGAAAAATGCAAGAAGAAAAAGAACTGCCGAAAATATAGCGATGACTCAGAGGGGAACAGTGAGCCAGAAGAGGGTGAGATCACTGagtcagagggagagaaggagtcCATCCTTTCATCCTCTTCGTCTTCCCCTTCCCCTCCTAAAGACAGTACAGAGTCTGGGATGGAGACTGAAAGTCCAGAAG TCAAAGACTTTTGGCCGCCCTGTGTAAGAGTGACAGTGGTCAGATCTCCAGTTCTCCAAGTGGGTACGCTCTTCATAATCACAGCGGACTCTCCTGCCACCATTGGCAG AAAAGAGGATATGGACCATGCAATTAGGATACCAGAAATGGGGGTCAGCAAG ttccATGCTAAAGTATTCTTTGACCTGAGCCAGCAAAGCTATATGCTGGTGGACCAGGGCAGCCAGAATGGAACAGTCATCAATGGCAACAGAATCTTGAGt CCTAAAGCCAAGTGTGAGCCTTTGGCCCTGACGCACGGTGACGAAGTAAAGATGGGGGAAACAGTACTGTCCTTCCATATACACTCCGGGACTGACACTTGCGATGGCTGTGAGCCTGGTCAGGTGATGGCTCACCTCAGTAAacacaggagagaggagagggcag GCCCTACTCCAGCCAAAGAAGACAAGGAAGCACTCAGACAGAAGGAGCTAAAGCAAATGAAGGCTAAGTATGGCCTGCAG agcagtgaataTGAGGAGGCCAAAGCCCTGAGGAATCCCAAATACAAGGACAGAGCGGAGTCACGAAGACAAACGGTGGGCAGCGAGGGTGTTTTCCAACGAGATGATGCCCCTTCTTCCGTTCATGT GGAGATCAGTGAAGTCAACAAGGGGCGCAAGATGTTGGAAAAGATGGGCTGGAAAAAAGGAGAGGGTCTTGGCAAAGATGGATCTGGAATGAAAGACCCA ATTGAGTTGAAAGTCAGGAAATCCCAGTCTGGTTTGGGAGCTGGCACTACCATGTCTGTGGAGCATAATTCTCTGACACGACTCAAAACTCAGAAGAACTGGGAGAAGGCCCGGGAGAGGTTCGCGGACTCCTGTCAGGCTGACGTACCTCTAAAGACGCACAAGGATAGGTCGCCCAGATCCTGGGTTAGAGCAGAGGAGACTGAGGCCAAGGCCACGCTCACGGTGTTTGATAGCGACAACCAAACGGCTCCCACTAACACCGACTGA
- the aggf1 gene encoding angiogenic factor with G patch and FHA domains 1 isoform X4 has product MSCPFQEGDGGSIADILRATAEEAMTQTGFVFDETSGMYYDHSTGFYYDSASQLYYDANTGIYYYYDAESGRYQFHSRIEVPTTQTTVEPCQDNKAAEKKGRTGKKGTKKSSHQDEKVQELPKLLANMKISSYWNTASLENFRSDSTKLEEEEIEWVEKQLPKKSNKSRKQRQRSRSPDAAPRRKHTSKSHQDSTKSSSKRKRQKNNSHSPDRGKSKEKSKSEKCKKKKNCRKYSDDSEGNSEPEEGEITESEGEKESILSSSSSSPSPPKDSTESGMETESPEVKDFWPPCVRVTVVRSPVLQVGTLFIITADSPATIGRKEDMDHAIRIPEMGVSKFHAKVFFDLSQQSYMLVDQGSQNGTVINGNRILSPKAKCEPLALTHGDEVKMGETVLSFHIHSGTDTCDGCEPGQVMAHLSKHRREERAGPTPAKEDKEALRQKELKQMKAKYGLQSSEYEEAKALRNPKYKDRAESRRQTVGSEGVFQRDDAPSSVHVEISEVNKGRKMLEKMGWKKGEGLGKDGSGMKDPIELKVRKSQSGLGAGTTMSVEHNSLTRLKTQKNWEKARERFADSCQADVPLKTHKDRSPRSWVRAEETEAKATLTVFDSDNQTAPTNTD; this is encoded by the exons A TGAGTTGTCCCTTTCAGGAGGGTGATGGAGGATCCATTGCTGACATCCTGAGGGCCACTGCTGAAGAAGCTATGACGCAAACTGGTTTTGTCTTTGATGAGACCAGTGGGATGTACTATGATCACAGCACCGGTTTCTACTATGATTCG GCCAGTCAGCTGTACTATGATGCCAACACAGGCATTTATTACTACTATGATGCAGAGAGTGGGCGATACCAGTTTCATTCCAGAATAGAAGTGCCCACTACACAGACTACTGTAGAACCTTGCCAAGACAACAAGGCTGCTGAAAAGAAAGGCAGGACAGGGAAGAAGGGTACAAAGAAAAGCTCCCACCAAGACGAAAAG GTGCAGGAATTGCCTAAATTATTGGCCAATATGAAGATTTCCTCTTATTGGAATACTGCTTCCCTAGAG AACTTCAGGTCTGACAGTACCAAGttggaagaagaagaaattgAGTGGGTTGAAAAGCAATTACCAAAGAAGAGCAATAAATCACGAAAGCAGAGGCAACGGTCTCGCAGTCCAGATGCGGCTCCTCGACGAAAACACACTTCAAAATCTCACCAGGACAGCACCAAGTCCTCATCCAAGAGGAAAAGGCAGAAAAACAATTCACACTCCCCTGATAGGGGTAAATCAAAAGAGAAATCCAAGTCGGAAAAATGCAAGAAGAAAAAGAACTGCCGAAAATATAGCGATGACTCAGAGGGGAACAGTGAGCCAGAAGAGGGTGAGATCACTGagtcagagggagagaaggagtcCATCCTTTCATCCTCTTCGTCTTCCCCTTCCCCTCCTAAAGACAGTACAGAGTCTGGGATGGAGACTGAAAGTCCAGAAG TCAAAGACTTTTGGCCGCCCTGTGTAAGAGTGACAGTGGTCAGATCTCCAGTTCTCCAAGTGGGTACGCTCTTCATAATCACAGCGGACTCTCCTGCCACCATTGGCAG AAAAGAGGATATGGACCATGCAATTAGGATACCAGAAATGGGGGTCAGCAAG ttccATGCTAAAGTATTCTTTGACCTGAGCCAGCAAAGCTATATGCTGGTGGACCAGGGCAGCCAGAATGGAACAGTCATCAATGGCAACAGAATCTTGAGt CCTAAAGCCAAGTGTGAGCCTTTGGCCCTGACGCACGGTGACGAAGTAAAGATGGGGGAAACAGTACTGTCCTTCCATATACACTCCGGGACTGACACTTGCGATGGCTGTGAGCCTGGTCAGGTGATGGCTCACCTCAGTAAacacaggagagaggagagggcag GCCCTACTCCAGCCAAAGAAGACAAGGAAGCACTCAGACAGAAGGAGCTAAAGCAAATGAAGGCTAAGTATGGCCTGCAG agcagtgaataTGAGGAGGCCAAAGCCCTGAGGAATCCCAAATACAAGGACAGAGCGGAGTCACGAAGACAAACGGTGGGCAGCGAGGGTGTTTTCCAACGAGATGATGCCCCTTCTTCCGTTCATGT GGAGATCAGTGAAGTCAACAAGGGGCGCAAGATGTTGGAAAAGATGGGCTGGAAAAAAGGAGAGGGTCTTGGCAAAGATGGATCTGGAATGAAAGACCCA ATTGAGTTGAAAGTCAGGAAATCCCAGTCTGGTTTGGGAGCTGGCACTACCATGTCTGTGGAGCATAATTCTCTGACACGACTCAAAACTCAGAAGAACTGGGAGAAGGCCCGGGAGAGGTTCGCGGACTCCTGTCAGGCTGACGTACCTCTAAAGACGCACAAGGATAGGTCGCCCAGATCCTGGGTTAGAGCAGAGGAGACTGAGGCCAAGGCCACGCTCACGGTGTTTGATAGCGACAACCAAACGGCTCCCACTAACACCGACTGA
- the aggf1 gene encoding angiogenic factor with G patch and FHA domains 1 isoform X3, with protein METRDNGETKDVDPEVTELRLKVESLRQELDTCRAELVKLQKQLTQSERLQKNTESYNEDLRKQVNQLSSEIHERKKKEKEKADRETQTEEYIWTEADYYNYYGNYGQNPEATESQENVSTAGLDAANISKAAEDLTSNGGASDETVQPDSNNTSKAEEGDGGSIADILRATAEEAMTQTGFVFDETSGMYYDHSTGFYYDSASQLYYDANTGIYYYYDAESGRYQFHSRIEVPTTQTTVEPCQDNKAAEKKGRTGKKGTKKSSHQDEKVQELPKLLANMKISSYWNTASLENFRSDSTKLEEEEIEWVEKQLPKKSNKSRKQRQRSRSPDAAPRRKHTSKSHQDSTKSSSKRKRQKNNSHSPDRGKSKEKSKSEKCKKKKNCRKYSDDSEGNSEPEEGEITESEGEKESILSSSSSSPSPPKDSTESGMETESPEVKDFWPPCVRVTVVRSPVLQVGTLFIITADSPATIGRKEDMDHAIRIPEMGVSKPKAKCEPLALTHGDEVKMGETVLSFHIHSGTDTCDGCEPGQVMAHLSKHRREERAGPTPAKEDKEALRQKELKQMKAKYGLQSSEYEEAKALRNPKYKDRAESRRQTVGSEGVFQRDDAPSSVHVEISEVNKGRKMLEKMGWKKGEGLGKDGSGMKDPIELKVRKSQSGLGAGTTMSVEHNSLTRLKTQKNWEKARERFADSCQADVPLKTHKDRSPRSWVRAEETEAKATLTVFDSDNQTAPTNTD; from the exons GTTAATCAGCTGAGTTCAGAGATTCATGAGcggaagaagaaagagaaagagaaagctgaCAGGGAAACtcagacagaagaatacatctgGACAGAAGCTG ATTATTACAACTATTATGGAAACTATGGTCAAAACCCTGAGGCCACAGAATCTCAGGAAAATGTGTCCACAGCGGGACTGGATGCAGCAAATATCAGTAAAGCTGCAGAAGATTTGACATCAAACGGAGGGGCCTCAGATGAGACTGTTCAACCAGACAGTAACAACACAAGCAAAGCGGAG GAGGGTGATGGAGGATCCATTGCTGACATCCTGAGGGCCACTGCTGAAGAAGCTATGACGCAAACTGGTTTTGTCTTTGATGAGACCAGTGGGATGTACTATGATCACAGCACCGGTTTCTACTATGATTCG GCCAGTCAGCTGTACTATGATGCCAACACAGGCATTTATTACTACTATGATGCAGAGAGTGGGCGATACCAGTTTCATTCCAGAATAGAAGTGCCCACTACACAGACTACTGTAGAACCTTGCCAAGACAACAAGGCTGCTGAAAAGAAAGGCAGGACAGGGAAGAAGGGTACAAAGAAAAGCTCCCACCAAGACGAAAAG GTGCAGGAATTGCCTAAATTATTGGCCAATATGAAGATTTCCTCTTATTGGAATACTGCTTCCCTAGAG AACTTCAGGTCTGACAGTACCAAGttggaagaagaagaaattgAGTGGGTTGAAAAGCAATTACCAAAGAAGAGCAATAAATCACGAAAGCAGAGGCAACGGTCTCGCAGTCCAGATGCGGCTCCTCGACGAAAACACACTTCAAAATCTCACCAGGACAGCACCAAGTCCTCATCCAAGAGGAAAAGGCAGAAAAACAATTCACACTCCCCTGATAGGGGTAAATCAAAAGAGAAATCCAAGTCGGAAAAATGCAAGAAGAAAAAGAACTGCCGAAAATATAGCGATGACTCAGAGGGGAACAGTGAGCCAGAAGAGGGTGAGATCACTGagtcagagggagagaaggagtcCATCCTTTCATCCTCTTCGTCTTCCCCTTCCCCTCCTAAAGACAGTACAGAGTCTGGGATGGAGACTGAAAGTCCAGAAG TCAAAGACTTTTGGCCGCCCTGTGTAAGAGTGACAGTGGTCAGATCTCCAGTTCTCCAAGTGGGTACGCTCTTCATAATCACAGCGGACTCTCCTGCCACCATTGGCAG AAAAGAGGATATGGACCATGCAATTAGGATACCAGAAATGGGGGTCAGCAAG CCTAAAGCCAAGTGTGAGCCTTTGGCCCTGACGCACGGTGACGAAGTAAAGATGGGGGAAACAGTACTGTCCTTCCATATACACTCCGGGACTGACACTTGCGATGGCTGTGAGCCTGGTCAGGTGATGGCTCACCTCAGTAAacacaggagagaggagagggcag GCCCTACTCCAGCCAAAGAAGACAAGGAAGCACTCAGACAGAAGGAGCTAAAGCAAATGAAGGCTAAGTATGGCCTGCAG agcagtgaataTGAGGAGGCCAAAGCCCTGAGGAATCCCAAATACAAGGACAGAGCGGAGTCACGAAGACAAACGGTGGGCAGCGAGGGTGTTTTCCAACGAGATGATGCCCCTTCTTCCGTTCATGT GGAGATCAGTGAAGTCAACAAGGGGCGCAAGATGTTGGAAAAGATGGGCTGGAAAAAAGGAGAGGGTCTTGGCAAAGATGGATCTGGAATGAAAGACCCA ATTGAGTTGAAAGTCAGGAAATCCCAGTCTGGTTTGGGAGCTGGCACTACCATGTCTGTGGAGCATAATTCTCTGACACGACTCAAAACTCAGAAGAACTGGGAGAAGGCCCGGGAGAGGTTCGCGGACTCCTGTCAGGCTGACGTACCTCTAAAGACGCACAAGGATAGGTCGCCCAGATCCTGGGTTAGAGCAGAGGAGACTGAGGCCAAGGCCACGCTCACGGTGTTTGATAGCGACAACCAAACGGCTCCCACTAACACCGACTGA